From the genome of Brassica oleracea var. oleracea cultivar TO1000 chromosome C4, BOL, whole genome shotgun sequence:
CTAAATCCTAATTGTATTTATGATATTAATTAAAAATATTGAATAAATATTGTATGATTAATGACTAGTCAAAGTGTTAGATTTCACGTCGTTATTTTCTGCAATTTATTATTTTATGTGTATTTTGTTGGAATTGTCTACTCCTAGAAGTGAGGACTTTAAGGGCTTAATAATTAAATAAGCAAGTCCTACGGAATTGCATATACGTGGGCACACTGTTTTGTTACCAGAGCGATGTGAGCTGTGAGCTGTGTGCTGTGAGGTGTTTCTTATTTTACAATTTCTTTTTCAGTTCTTTTTGGTAAAATTATTTTATTGTTTCAGTTATTTATTTATTTTGTCACAGTTTCAGTTATTTTCTAAATCCATGAAATAGTTACAAAAAACTTGAGACATCAAGTCTAGCAGCAAAAGTTTTTGTTGTTGACAGGCTAATAATATGTTGCATGCATCGTGTATTAATAAAACCTTAGAGGAATGTTTTTTTTCTAAATCTGGTTACATTATTAGAGAATGATTAAAAGCAAAAGGGAAGGAAATTATGGGAGGATATAGTATTTAGAACTTGATGAGTGGGGGAGGCTGACAATTTTTTGAACCAGGTTTGTGAGGATGGACTTAGGCGATGGAGATTAACCGGTTGCATGAAAACGCCATGCTGAACAAAAGAATAATGTCTGAGGAATGAAATGAATTAGATGCTTGATAATCTTTTTTTTGTTTTGAAAACTCTCAGTTTATGCGTGGTAAGAGGGACTCCAGAACACTTTCCAGTCACAGTGATCCTTACGAAAGACCAAAACGTTGAACAAGACAACACGCTAAGTATTCATTCCAAGTCTAGAGATTTGATACAATTATTTACAAATTATTTACAATTCAACAAGAATATTTACAAATTCTGTCTCTATCCAGTAAAGAGACGAGAACATCATTAGCAACACTCAAACCCAGTGCCAGACGACCCACTACATAAGATGGGGGGTCACATGACACCCTTGAAATCTTTATGAAAAAAATTCGAATGTGTTTATAATATATAGAAGTATACTGACGATTTTTGTAAAACTTGATTAATGAACCCTCCATACCAGCATTCAAGCCTTGCCATGACCCTTTTTATTTATTGTTCTTTTATAACTAATATTTTGATATTTCTTAAAAACATTTCTTATTGTTCTTAGTTCGTACGTAGCCTTTCTATTCATGCATAAGTAAAAATTCCATATGAATGTAACTTTGTAGTATTAATAGTTGCTAAATAAAGTTTGATATGACAAACCATGTATAAAGTTGGTGTTGTTTTTAGTGAAACGGCTTAATACTACATTTGATTTCTTTCTTGATTTCTACAAGTTAATATGAAATAATAGGAAGATATTTATAGAAATGAGCAAGTAGGACTAGGAGGAGTAAAAAGTCTTGCCTGCCTATCCAAATCGTCCAAAATGCAACTAGTAAAGGTAAAACTTGCAATATTAAACTCTTAATAGTCCATAGTAGCATCATGCTGTTGCTACTAGCATGTTACTTTTAAAAATAGCTCGTTCCTTAGACTTTCTTTTTCAATGTTCTCTTTTGAATTGTCTTTGTTCAACTATTTAATATTAGTGGGATCTTTGAGCGAAAAGAGTAAAGAGTACCTATCACTTGATTACAATTATGTTGGTTCAAGTCAGTTTATTTGAAGAAACAAAGTGACATGAAGATTCAGAAACGAAGAAAGAAGTATAACGTAAATATGCAAAACAACAATCACTGAACCCGCAGGAAACCTCTTATGATACTGAAACCGCCATAACTAAAATTTGGAACTTCTTATAAACTTAAAAAATAAAAATAAATCAATTATCACCCAAAGCCTAAACCTAAAATTTGACGGAAACCGTTAAGAAAATATGCACATTTTCAAGTCATGTATATGCATAATTTATAAGTCTAATGCCACTACCAATAGGCGAAAATTACTTTGTCCAATCCACACACTACTGAATTCTACATAAAATTATAATTTTAATGAGACAATGATGTTTATCTGTCATTTTTGTGTACGTCTTAGAAGCGATTGGATCATTCCCTGTGAAAATATCAGTGAAGACTGTTACCTAGAAAATTATAATATTCCTTGTTTTGGTTAATGGTAGATTACATAATCCTTAGGCCAAGTAAAAGAAACCCATTGGCACAAATGAAGAAAGTACATCACAAGCATTATACATTCACTGGCAACTATATATATATATATATATAATTCCAGTTTGATAGTTAAAAAAAACAGGAAATCTGAACTCTAGTTTGATAGTTTTAACTTCTGAGTAATATTTTTAAGCTTAAAAAAAAGAGTAGCTAAAATTAAATATTGTAAGCTATATGCATTACCCATGAACTTGAAGATACCAAAAGCCCAAAGAAAAGGAAGGACTTGCCTCCACAAGTCTAGTCTTCATATGGGTAATGCATATACAGCTTACTATTTAAATATTGTTTATAACGATAATTGGAGTTCAGATGCACTTAAAAGCTACTCTTGGTTGAAACTTGAGAGCCTTAGATTTATCTGCAATGTATACAGGCAGGGGCTATACATTGAATTCCCGCGATTTATATGGTTAATAAAGGCCCAAGTCTAGTAAGATTCCTTAGATTTATCTCAGGCAGGGATATACATTGAGTTCCCATGATTTATAAGGTTGATAAAGGCCCAAGATACAAAAACTTAAAAATAGAAACTAAAAACGTTTAGAAAGTCCTACCTGCCGGATTCGAACGACTTATCTGCAATACAATATATTCAAACATGAAGAGGAGGCGATTCAAAAGATTGACTGAAGAGAACTTAGGGCCTTATTAGATACCAGAAGAGAACATGATCAGTACTTGTCAAAAACAATCTCTGACACGCCAAACCCATTGCTAACGAAAGGGCTTAAGATCAATATCTAGATCTGAAGATTGAAAACCAAAGCTAACCCAACAAATGACTATACATGCAAAATATAGAATAACTAGAAAGCAAAAAGCAAGAGACCGATAACGACCGATGTCGTGACTGAGAAAACCCACAGACGTCGGTGGTTGGAATCACAAAAAGAAGCTTGACGAGGAAATGAACAGAGGGGAGAAAAAGATATTTTTAATTGAAATAATCTATTATCCAAAAAATTGAATTAATAAATTATATTTTTTTCATCTTGATCAGTTGCAATCATACTTGTCATTATGGTCCTGACATTTACTTCTTTGAAATGCATTTATAACTATGTCGTTTGTTTCCATTGTTATTGTGTTTATGAGACATAGTTGGCCAACAGTACGGTATTGTAAACATATACTCATCATATAAGACAAGATGAAATTAAAATTTTCAAACGTAGGACTTTCTGATTTTTTTTTCCTAACGCAAACATTCAGGCGTTAGAGAATGGTCACGCTTATAATCTTTGCAATAATTGTATATCATATTATGTGTTTGCACCCATCTCATTGCTTGGTATTGCTTTCGGGTTAAGCCGCCAGAACGGTATGGCGAAGCGGACACTGGATGGCATCGTGCTGGTGAGTAAGCGGTGCAACCGATGGCTTTGAAATTAGTGTATTTAGCAGTAAAAGGTTGGTATTTATAGTCAGCTTTGTATTTACCATCTTCAGTTGCCCAAGAAGAAGCATCCCATATGGAACCATAAAGCCACATTGGTCTTAAAGGAAATGTAGCTGCACTCTTTTTTGGGTATCTTCTTATGGGAATATCATCCACCAAAAATCTGAAATTGCAAATGAAGAAAATAACAACATTAGTTGGAATATTCAACATTAGTTGGAATCTTCCACTGATGTAAAAAATGTGAGATCTATTTATAAGATATGTAAAATGCTTAAAATGGTTGGTAGATTATGTATGTCCCTTTGATGTGGTCGCACCTCATAGGCGAACCCGCGTAAAGGATTCATACTTGGTTAGAGAAACTAAAAAGTTTGTATGGCTGATACTTTGGTTATGCTTATGCCTAGAAATGAATAACATGTGAAATCATTAATTATTTATACACAACAAAAAGAAAATCAAGTTTAAATGTCCACCGTCGAAGTGTCGTTGTCTTTTCTTGTTTGTCTCTAATTATATCTCTCATTGCACGAATAATGCAACCCTACGGAAGATCTTTTTAAAATTCCCTTTTTTGATTACTATATAGCTATAGATATATCCACCTAGATCCGCCGGACAGAAAATAATTATAGACCACGAAGCCTATTCATAACGACGCTAGTTGTTAAGATTTAGATTGAACAAAACAATCTTAAATCTAATTGTGTATAAGACAATAAAGCAGAAGAAAGCTTACATGATTTCTCTAGGGTTCCAAAGAATAGCATAGTGGTGAAACCCCGAAGTTGGATCAAACCACAAGCGAAACTTCATCTCACGACCAATGATTTTGCCATCACCACTTCCTCTAATGTACACATTTGTCTGAAGTGTGTATGGTTTCCCAGATGTTGTCCCCAAAAATTCAATGTCCACTTCATCATGGAATCCTGGATGTGCCTCTTGATTTGACAGCTGCAATATGTAATTTAATTAAGATCACTAAATGTTATTGGAAGTACTTAGCTAAGAGAGTTTCTAGCTCTCACATAGAGAGATGTGATGACTCCAGCAGTGTAGCCAGCTTGGAGCTTTATGGAAGCTCCAAAGTAGCCCGATCTGAATGGCTTCACTGACTTAAATCCACTTCCTATAATTGCCACCCCCAAATACATTATTAATAGATAAAAACATATAAGATGCAAATCAAATTTCAGATACCCACTAGAGAAAATGAGAAGCAGAGAGTTGATAAGTACCTGAGGTTCTATCGAGCCAGATGGTGAGGCCATTTTGGTCCGTTCTCTGATGCTGAGGACCCCAAAGATTCTTAAAACCTTTGTAGAAGCTCAAGGAGCCAACCTTGGAGCTTGGCCAGTAACCAGGTGATGGTGGCCAATAGGCATTTACTGAGGATCCTAATAACACCAAAAATTGGAAGACTGTGAGAAGAGAGATCAGAGAGTTACCCATTTTTTGGTTTCTCTTCTTTTGTGTGAAGTGGAGAGANNNNNNNNNNNNNNNNNNNNNNNNNNNNNNNNNNNNNNNNNNNNNNNNNNNNNNNNNNNNNNNNNNNNNNNNNNNNNNNNNNNNNNNNNNNNNNNNNNNNNNNNNNNNNNNNNNNNNNNNNNNNNNNNNNNNNNNNNNNNNNNNNNNNNNNNNNNNNNNNNNNNNNNNNNNNNNNNNNNNNNNNNNNNGGGGGGGTAGATGGACATGAGTTTGTAATATTATAACCGTTTATGAGGGGAAATGGAATGTAATGGGTCCTCACTATCTGGACCCACCCAAAACTCATAAACGGTCTAAAATATATAACATCACTAGCAGTCTAGCATCCATTATAACGTTGCTCTCGTGAGACACACTTACATGCTATAAATTTAGGGAAAATCGTAGGTTAAGATAACATTCACAAAAAATTGACCGATGCGAGGACAAGTGGTTTCAACATCGACTGAGATCGCTTACTACAAACATGCGTAGATACCTCTCCGTCTCATAATCTTCAAAATCGACCATTAACTTCATCTCTTTTTGTTTTTTTTCTATTACTCTTTGGATATGATAGCAATACATATTACAAGATATAGTGATGTTTTTATTTTGTTAAAGAGGATGAAGTGATGTTGCGGAAAGCTATTAGGACTTAGGGTTAATGCCTAACGGCACAAAATCACTGTAAAAGATGGATATACAAGGAAAAGCAGTGGTAAAAATAGTGGTCTGAAAGAGAAAAAACGTTACCAATCAAGGGAGTTAAATTTACCCTCTAGAGTGTCAGTATTCTTCATTTCTCTTTTCTTTCCACTTATACTTTGCCTCAATGGTTTTTTACTCTATAAAGTTGAATCTATTGTCGACACAAAACGTACGGGGACTGTTGGTAAATAACTATTTTGTTTTTGAATGTCGTGAAACTTTTTAGAGTTTTTTGAATTTGTTATCAATATTTTTTTTTGTTCAAAGTTATAAATATATTTATATTTATTTATGTCTCTTTTCATTTGTTTACTAATCATAAATATTTGAAAACTAACTAAAAAAGGGTGGCCTAGTGACTAGTGGTAGTGGTATAGTGATTAGAGGGTTTTGAGATATTAAATTATCCGAGTTCAGATCAACCTCAAAACAAAATATTAAAAAAATAATTCATGTGGACCGTAATTCTTTTTGGAAATTAGTATGAAAAACATGTAAAATGATTTAACCAAAAAAGGGAAATAAATTTTCACTATTTTGTCGGTAACGGTGATATGAGTCTTTATAATCGACCGTTGCAGGACCCATATAACCGACAAAAATTTCATTAATTAGTTAACCATTTTAATTTTTGTCAACAAAAATAACTTCATTATTATAATGTGCATAATTTGATTATACTAATGTCGTATGATGAAGGAATGAATGACGGGAAGTAAATCTCAAAAGATCTTGATTTGGCTTTTAGATTAAAGGTGAAGATGATCAAGAAGGTGACTCATGAGTTGCAGTTTCTTGTTATCCTCAGCATCAAGTTCTCAGCATCACTTGAAGTAACTGCATTTTGGCCTACAAAAGCAGTCCACTTGTCTAAATTCTCTGCTATGTCCTTTAAACACATAAATCTAAAGCACCTTAACTTCACTTATCAATGCATACACCCTTAATTCCTACATATTGCAAGCCTTGGAGCAAGAATATATATCACAAATAAAGAGAGTTGGATTGTAAGTTAATATGCTCTGCTTATTAGATGATACACGCACTATCTGGAGCAAAGTAGATGACATGTATGAAGCTGGAGAAGAGACGTTCTGATACTTCTATTCTTTTTTTTAATGATTAGGAAGGCCCCATACATCTTCATGTGGTGAAGTTCAAACCATGTTAAATTAACTCTCTTTAGAAGAGTAGATCCCTCCCAACTGGAATCGAACATGTGATGCGACCTCTTAAACTTTTACTAGGTGGTCCAAGAGTTTTGATCAAAACAAAAAAAAAGTCACTAACTATACCAAACTCTTCATTGGACTTCTCAGGTTCTCTGTTTTTTTTTTAAGTTTAAAGATTGTTCAGTTTGAATATAACGATAATATTTAACACCACAACGATGTGTTTCTCGACAATCAAAATTACAATACAAGAGGTTAAGAAGAAGAAAAAAAGCCAGGAAATAAAAACATGAAACTCCAGTGACAGCAAAAACAAAATGTGAAAGTATGGGATTATTCAAATCTTTTGCAATAATAATAGTTTAATGATAAGTTCCCAGTAGTAGTTGTGGGGAGAGAGAGAGTCTCTCAACACCTCAGTTCTTGCAACTGCCAACTCTTTTGTTTTGTCTTAGGCCTTTGGCTTGAGTGGCTTCACCACCTCCCAAGTGAAGTCAGGATCTTCACGCCCAAAATGACCATACGCCGCCGTTTTCTGGAACCTGAAGTTACCTCCTCTCTTCAAATCAAGGTTAATAGCCATCATCCCAGGCCTAAAGTCAAAGGCCTCCTTAATCAACACAAGGATATCCTTATCCGGGATAGTCCCAGTCTTGTACGTGTCAACAAACACCGAGAGCGGCTCCGGCACACCAATAGCATACGACACCTGGACAATGCAGCGGCGCGCGAGGCCCGCTGCAACCACGCTCTTCGCAGCCTGCCTAACGATGTAAGCACCGCTTCTATCAACCTTGGTGGGATCTTTCCCGGAGAAAGCACCTCCACCGTGAGCACCCCAACCACCGTAAGTGTCGATGATGATCTTCCTCCCCGTGAGCCCAGCGTCACCGTGAGGCCCACCGATGACAAACCGACCAGACGGGTTGAGGTGGAATATGGTCTTGTCGTCAAGGTACTTAGCGGGAATCACGGGTTTGATCACGTGCTGCTTCAAGTCCTTAGCGATCTCGTCGTTGGTAACGGTCTCATCGTGCTGAGTCGAGATGAGAACCGTGTGGACACGGATAGGAATCATGGCACCACCATCGTTTTTGTACTCTACGGTGACCTGCGTCTTCCCATCAGGTCTCAACCAGGGACAAGTCTTGTTCTTCCTCACTTCGGTAAGCTTCGCGCCGAGCTTGGTCGCGAGAACGTGAGTCAACGGCATAAGCTCAGGAGTCTCGTCCGTAGCGTAACCGAACATGTGCCCCTGGTCACCGGCCCCGATGTCTTCGGGCTTCTTGGTCAAATGACCGTGAACTCCCTGAGCGATGTCCGGGCTCTGCTGCTCGATGTTGACCAGGACGTTGCACTTGTCGGCGTCGAGGCCGACGTCGGCGGAGACGAAACCGATCTCCCTGCAGGTGGCTCTGACGATTTTTTCGTAGTCTACTTTAGCGGAGGTTGTGATCTCGCCGAAGACCATGACCATGTTGGTCTTGGTGCACGTCTCGCATGCGACTTTGCTTTCGGGGTCTTGTTCGAGGCATGCGTCGAGGATGGCGTCGGAGACTTGGTCGCAGAGCTTGTCGGGGTGTCCCTCGTTGACTGATTCGGAGGTGAATAGGAACGTTTCCATTTCTGTAGATTGGAAAACAGAAAATATATTTATTGGTTCCAAATGTAAACAAAGAAGACGCATAATTGTTTTTTACAAAAAACTCGAGATTTTAAATTTCTAATATTCTGTAACCAATGTTCAAGAGATCGGGCGATTAGGCTGATTATTAGGAGGCTAGTTAACGAATATTGATATATTTTACATTTATATTAGATACTTTAGTTTTTTGTGTCAAATTATATAACTATTTTGATGAATTATAAAAGAGATATACAAAAAAAATTTTAGACAAATTGATTAAAAAGATTTAAACCAATTATAACCGATTTAAAACCATATAAACCGATTTGAATTGCATAAATCAAATTTTATAAAAATTATTTCGGCTAAACCTATTTTTGAAACATTGTTTGTAGCTAAATCCGAACCAATCGCATCAGAACTGTTTTAAGTGAGAATTTTAAGTGAGAATAGATATTTTGGATATTGGACATTATCCTATCTAAACTAAAATTCAAACTGGAATAAAAAATATCGAAATAATTAAGTAATTTATATATATTAGAAATTGTTTAGAGATTCTAATAGTTTTCACCAGATTTTTTTTGTTATTTCCAATCTCTTTGGATTTTTTTTTGAGAAAAAGACATAAAAACACTAAATCAAGTTTTTGTTCCCAAACTAGCATTCAAGGTCAAAAGTCACAAAAATAGCACTTAATGTTTTATCAAAAGTCACAAAAGGTTTAGAGTTAAAGGGTGGGGTTTAGGATTTAGGGTTTAGAGTTGAGAAATGAGGTTTTGGGATAAGATTTCAAATTTTGAAAAATAAAAAAATTAAAATTTTCAAAAGATAAAATGCTATTTTGGTCATTTTAGTTTTTGAGTGCTATTTTTGTGATATAAACTTAGAAATGTGCTATTTTGGAGATTTGACCTTTTTTTTTTTAATTTATTTATCAGTTTTTTTGAATAATTTATATCATTTTAATTTCAGTATATAATTTTAAGATTTTTGGATGATTTTAGAAATTAAATATAATTCCATCCGAACCAAACCCGAGAAGTGATCTGAAAACCAGAGAAACTCCGACCAAACACTTGTGCCTAATCAGATTTATCAACGCAAAGCCAAGGATTCCAAATCGCGAACGAGTGATTACTATAGAACATACAAAGCTACCAACACAATGAACAGATCTAATCCAAGAAAGAGCAACAACAGATTACATAACTGAATCCTTAAAAAACAAACCTGTTAAACGAAGAAGTAGATGGATTTTGAGATCTAGAGAAGAGCAAAGAGAAACGAGAGAGAGTAATGAGAGAAAGATCTGAGATTTATTTATTGAGATATAAAAGAGTGAGTGAGAGGAGGAGATAAACTCGCCGCGTTACTCGGAGTTCGACTCGCTCTGTATGTGTTTTGCCCGCTCTTATCGTGCTACCTTCACCTTCGGTTTATATTGTTGGCGGAGCTGCGATCACGTGTTTATTAGTGTACAGTAGTGAAATGATTTAGGGACGTTGATCTTGTGTTAAAGAGAAATGGACGGTGAGATGTAGGTAACTATAATGTCTCACCGACCCCTGTCGTTGGTGGTATGGGTGTGGTTGGTAAGATGAGCTACTCCATATCGACATCGACATCGCAATTGGATTATGCAGTGTAACTGCTACCTGGATCCTTTAGATTTTTTTTTTAGCTTGTTAAGAAAATTAACATGTGTTTTAATTTGTGTTTTCATATTTATGTGTTAGTTGGTGATGTTTTTATTAAAACGTGTTAGTTGGTGATTGTGCTTATACAAAAAATAAAAAGTTTATTGTAAATTAGACACATGCACGTTTCACGTTCTTTCCAAGCTTTGTGCCTCTCTCTATATATTAAAATATTGTGGGGTTTTATATGAATAAAAGTAAAATGAACACGAAAGAAAAATGATTTTGCTAGCAACTGAAGAATAGATATGAGAAGAGATCTAGTAACTGAGACCAAGCTGAAGTCCAAGCGCAGCATGAACGAGGAAGACGGGCCATATTTGAAACAATATGAGTTTCTTGTTCGTGAAACTATATACAAATAATTATTGTTTTAAGATCTGCATAAGTGCTTTTTACCTCGAACAAAATTGGTAAGATTGTTTGAATCGTCAAGAGGGCAAGAGATCGATTGGATCCTGTGACAGCGTGCGGTCTACATTGCGCAGACAAAAAAAAATCAAAGTGGTGCATTAAATGGTGAGAGTTTTTAGAATATGTACGGGAAATATACATTTCGAAAAGCCCTTTGTCAAAAAAAAAAAAAAATACATTTCGAAACAAATGAAACTAAACGCTCTTTGAATAACAAAAAAAAACAATGGTTATTATAGCCTTCTCTTCTTTCTTGGATTCATTCGAACACAGGGGAAAATCCAGAATAATTTTTCAGTGGGTGCAAAAAAGACGTTGGGT
Proteins encoded in this window:
- the LOC106342858 gene encoding S-adenosylmethionine synthase 3-like, which produces METFLFTSESVNEGHPDKLCDQVSDAILDACLEQDPESKVACETCTKTNMVMVFGEITTSAKVDYEKIVRATCREIGFVSADVGLDADKCNVLVNIEQQSPDIAQGVHGHLTKKPEDIGAGDQGHMFGYATDETPELMPLTHVLATKLGAKLTEVRKNKTCPWLRPDGKTQVTVEYKNDGGAMIPIRVHTVLISTQHDETVTNDEIAKDLKQHVIKPVIPAKYLDDKTIFHLNPSGRFVIGGPHGDAGLTGRKIIIDTYGGWGAHGGGAFSGKDPTKVDRSGAYIVRQAAKSVVAAGLARRCIVQVSYAIGVPEPLSVFVDTYKTGTIPDKDILVLIKEAFDFRPGMMAINLDLKRGGNFRFQKTAAYGHFGREDPDFTWEVVKPLKPKA
- the LOC106339901 gene encoding probable xyloglucan endotransglucosylase/hydrolase protein 32, translated to MGNSLISLLTVFQFLVLLGSSVNAYWPPSPGYWPSSKVGSLSFYKGFKNLWGPQHQRTDQNGLTIWLDRTSGSGFKSVKPFRSGYFGASIKLQAGYTAGVITSLYLSNQEAHPGFHDEVDIEFLGTTSGKPYTLQTNVYIRGSGDGKIIGREMKFRLWFDPTSGFHHYAILWNPREIIFLVDDIPIRRYPKKSAATFPLRPMWLYGSIWDASSWATEDGKYKADYKYQPFTAKYTNFKAIGCTAYSPARCHPVSASPYRSGGLTRKQYQAMRWVQTHNMIYNYCKDYKRDHSLTPECLR